A single region of the Photobacterium sanguinicancri genome encodes:
- a CDS encoding ABC transporter ATP-binding protein: MRYPTAQGEFVALQNVNFTIKQGEFISLIGHSGCGKSTVLDLIAGLQIPTDGGVIVGNKEVAGPGPDRAVVFQNHALLPWLNVYQNVELAFKQVNKGMSKKALRPAVMHYLDLVQMSHAADKRPDEISGGMKQRVGIARALAMKPKVLLMDEPFGALDALTRAHLQDALMAIQTELKNTVIMITHDVDEAVLLSDRIVMMTNGPAATIGEVLDVEIEKPRNRIELANDETYQHLRQQVLRFLYEKQRKVEPITSSEKQRVA, from the coding sequence ATGCGCTACCCTACCGCGCAAGGTGAATTTGTTGCATTGCAAAACGTCAATTTCACCATTAAGCAAGGCGAGTTCATTTCGTTAATTGGGCATTCTGGTTGTGGTAAATCAACGGTGCTGGATTTGATTGCAGGCCTGCAAATACCCACTGATGGTGGCGTCATTGTGGGTAATAAAGAAGTTGCGGGTCCTGGGCCTGATAGGGCGGTGGTGTTTCAAAATCACGCGCTGCTACCTTGGTTGAATGTATATCAGAATGTGGAATTAGCATTTAAACAAGTGAACAAAGGCATGAGCAAAAAAGCCCTGCGCCCAGCGGTTATGCATTACCTCGATTTAGTGCAAATGAGCCATGCTGCCGATAAACGCCCTGATGAAATTTCAGGAGGAATGAAGCAGCGCGTTGGGATTGCTCGGGCGTTAGCCATGAAGCCCAAAGTGTTGCTTATGGATGAGCCATTTGGTGCTCTTGATGCACTGACGCGTGCGCATTTACAAGATGCGCTAATGGCGATTCAGACTGAGTTGAAAAACACCGTCATTATGATCACCCACGATGTTGATGAAGCGGTATTGCTATCAGATCGGATAGTGATGATGACCAACGGCCCTGCCGCCACCATAGGTGAAGTACTCGATGTTGAGATCGAAAAGCCACGTAATCGGATTGAATTGGCAAACGATGAAACGTATCAGCATCTTCGTCAGCAAGTGTTGCGTTTCTTGTATGAAAAGCAGCGCAAAGTAGAACCGATCACGTCGTCCGAAAAACAGAGAGTTGCTTAG
- a CDS encoding ANTAR domain-containing response regulator has protein sequence MKGKQLIVCSDDLQQQAVISGRLAADYDKVIGCTFHQLDTLVAQYSQCILVVSWRQPSAELSVIVNHAASSHIPLLILLRQLNQNDINRLPEPNGYVMLPADSQFDLSAWVFRAEQVRQCQRQQESEIEQLTQKLADRKWVEKAKGLLMAHHGLDEESAFKALRVAAMNNSQSLAQVARNIVQTLSVLSDSRS, from the coding sequence ATGAAGGGAAAGCAACTCATCGTCTGTAGCGATGATTTACAACAGCAAGCTGTTATTAGTGGTAGGTTGGCGGCTGATTACGACAAGGTGATAGGGTGCACTTTCCATCAGCTCGATACCTTGGTGGCTCAATATTCACAATGTATTTTGGTGGTGTCGTGGCGGCAACCTAGTGCTGAATTAAGCGTAATCGTTAATCATGCCGCGTCTTCACATATCCCATTATTAATTCTGCTTCGACAGCTTAATCAAAATGATATCAATCGCTTACCAGAGCCTAATGGTTATGTCATGTTACCTGCTGATAGCCAATTTGATTTATCAGCATGGGTGTTTCGAGCAGAGCAGGTTCGTCAGTGTCAACGGCAACAAGAATCAGAAATTGAGCAGCTGACGCAGAAATTAGCAGATCGTAAGTGGGTCGAGAAAGCCAAGGGATTACTCATGGCGCATCATGGTTTAGATGAAGAGAGTGCGTTTAAAGCGCTGCGAGTAGCGGCGATGAATAACAGCCAATCTCTTGCGCAAGTGGCGAGAAATATTGTTCAGACTTTGAGTGTATTAAGCGATTCTCGCTCTTAG
- the tal gene encoding transaldolase, whose amino-acid sequence MSTKLEQLRALTTVVADTGDIEAISKYKPEDATTNPSLILKAAQIAEYAPLIDASIAYAKTQSDDKAQQVQDTCDMLAVSIGKEILNVVPGRISTEVDARLSYDTEGSITKARQLIKMYNDAGITNDRILIKLASTWEGIRAAEVLEKEGINCNLTLLFSFAQARACAEAGVFLISPFVGRIMDWYKAKEGRDFEAQEDPGVLSVSAIYNYYKEHGYKTVVMGASFRNIGEILELAGCDRLTIAPQLLAELEAAEGEVVEKLIDSNGTKERPAAMTHAEFLWDHNQDAMAVEKLAEGIRNFAVDQGKLETMIADRL is encoded by the coding sequence ATGAGCACTAAACTAGAACAATTGCGCGCGCTTACTACTGTTGTTGCTGATACCGGTGACATTGAAGCAATTAGCAAGTACAAGCCTGAAGACGCAACAACGAACCCATCGTTGATCCTGAAAGCCGCTCAAATCGCTGAATATGCTCCTCTTATCGACGCTTCTATTGCTTACGCAAAAACACAAAGCGACGATAAAGCACAACAAGTACAAGATACTTGTGACATGCTAGCTGTTAGCATCGGTAAAGAAATTCTTAACGTTGTACCTGGCCGCATCTCAACAGAAGTTGATGCGCGTCTTTCTTACGACACAGAAGGCAGCATCACTAAAGCACGCCAACTGATTAAAATGTACAACGATGCCGGCATCACAAACGATCGCATCCTGATCAAACTAGCTTCAACGTGGGAAGGTATTCGCGCAGCTGAAGTCCTAGAAAAAGAAGGCATCAACTGTAACCTAACGCTTCTATTCTCTTTTGCTCAAGCGCGTGCTTGTGCTGAAGCGGGTGTATTCCTAATCTCACCTTTCGTTGGTCGTATTATGGACTGGTACAAAGCGAAAGAAGGCCGTGATTTCGAAGCACAAGAAGATCCAGGCGTACTATCAGTAAGCGCTATCTACAACTACTACAAAGAGCACGGTTACAAGACTGTTGTTATGGGCGCAAGCTTCCGTAACATCGGCGAGATCCTAGAACTTGCTGGCTGTGACCGTCTAACTATCGCCCCTCAACTTCTAGCTGAACTAGAAGCGGCTGAAGGTGAAGTAGTAGAGAAGCTAATCGACTCTAACGGTACGAAAGAACGCCCTGCGGCAATGACACACGCTGAGTTCCTATGGGATCACAACCAAGACGCAATGGCAGTTGAAAAACTGGCTGAAGGTATCCGTAACTTTGCGGTTGACCAAGGCAAGCTAGAGACTATGATTGCTGACCGTCTATAA
- a CDS encoding CmpA/NrtA family ABC transporter substrate-binding protein, translating into MKQTRMWSPPRQVSHWLCCIGAVFTLPAYAAVGEPEREDLAFGFIKLTDMAPLAVAYEKGFFEDEGLYVTLEAQANWKVLLDRVIDGQLDGAHMLAGQPLGATIGIGTQAEVITAFSMDLNGNAITVSNDVWQKMKPNLALDADGKVAHPIAATALKPVVDSYLDEGKAFNMGMVFPVSTHNYELRYWLAAGGLHPGYYAPQKGDNSGQIDADVLLSVTPPPQMPATMEAGTIKGYCVGEPWNQQAVFKGIGVPVVTDYEIWKNNPEKVFGVSKSWAEKYPNTHIRVIKAMIRAAHWLDANNNANRVEAVKILAKSEYVGADAEVIANSMTGTFEYERGDKRDVPDFNVFFRYNATYPYYSDAIWYLTQMRRWGQIPQQQTDQWYMDVARQVYRPDIYQQAVNALLEDGVLNAADFPDFNVEDGFRSPQTHFIDGITYDGKQPNAYLKQFAIGLKDDHAI; encoded by the coding sequence ATGAAGCAAACAAGGATGTGGTCCCCCCCTAGGCAAGTGTCGCATTGGTTGTGCTGTATTGGTGCAGTATTTACGTTACCTGCGTATGCCGCAGTGGGAGAGCCAGAGCGTGAAGATCTGGCGTTTGGGTTTATCAAGCTAACGGATATGGCACCGTTGGCCGTTGCTTATGAAAAGGGATTTTTCGAAGATGAGGGCCTGTATGTCACATTGGAAGCGCAAGCCAACTGGAAGGTATTGCTTGATCGGGTTATCGATGGCCAGCTGGACGGTGCACACATGCTTGCTGGGCAACCGCTAGGTGCAACGATAGGGATTGGTACTCAGGCTGAAGTCATTACGGCTTTTAGCATGGACTTAAACGGTAACGCCATTACTGTCTCGAATGATGTATGGCAAAAAATGAAGCCAAATCTGGCACTTGATGCAGATGGAAAAGTGGCGCACCCCATAGCTGCAACGGCATTAAAACCTGTGGTTGATTCTTATCTTGATGAGGGTAAAGCCTTCAATATGGGTATGGTCTTTCCTGTTTCTACTCATAATTATGAACTTCGTTATTGGTTAGCGGCTGGAGGATTACACCCTGGCTATTATGCGCCTCAAAAAGGGGACAATAGTGGTCAGATTGATGCGGATGTTTTACTGAGTGTGACACCGCCTCCTCAAATGCCCGCGACGATGGAAGCTGGCACCATTAAAGGCTATTGCGTAGGAGAACCTTGGAATCAACAAGCGGTATTTAAAGGAATTGGCGTGCCTGTTGTGACTGATTATGAGATTTGGAAAAACAATCCAGAGAAAGTGTTCGGGGTATCGAAAAGCTGGGCGGAGAAATACCCCAATACTCATATTCGCGTGATTAAAGCGATGATCCGTGCGGCGCATTGGTTAGATGCAAACAACAATGCCAACCGTGTTGAAGCGGTGAAAATTCTGGCCAAAAGTGAGTATGTTGGCGCAGATGCGGAAGTCATTGCGAACAGCATGACGGGCACATTTGAGTATGAAAGAGGCGATAAGCGTGACGTACCTGATTTCAACGTCTTCTTTCGCTATAACGCAACGTACCCCTATTACAGCGACGCGATTTGGTACTTAACGCAGATGCGCCGTTGGGGGCAAATTCCACAGCAGCAAACAGATCAATGGTACATGGATGTTGCTAGGCAAGTGTACCGCCCAGACATCTATCAACAAGCGGTTAATGCGCTGCTTGAAGATGGGGTGTTGAACGCCGCTGATTTTCCAGATTTTAACGTGGAAGATGGTTTTCGTTCACCACAAACCCATTTCATTGATGGCATCACCTACGACGGTAAACAGCCTAATGCGTACTTGAAGCAGTTTGCGATTGGCTTAAAAGATGATCACGCGATCTAA
- a CDS encoding ABC transporter permease: MSNNIALLRRMPDRKIMLNQSRTLLLPVIGLLIFLFVWHLAAKQIQTSLGALPGPTQTYQQFTYLVDEHFAQAEKADAFMLRQEKRNAEKLAKNPDAKVKTRPYTGKPTFFDQIITSLVTVACGFVLASVIAIPLGILLGINNSLYMAVNPIIQLLKPISPLAWLPIVTMVVSAVYVSSDPLFPKSFVISLLTVAMCSLWPTLINTAVGVANIDKDLMNVSRVLQLSNLQHVRTIVLPSATPMMFTGLRLSLGIAWMVLIAAEMLAQNPGLGKFVWDEFQNGSSASLGRIMVAVFVIGLIGLLLDRAMLALQKKVSWNKQQLLR; encoded by the coding sequence ATGTCGAACAATATTGCACTTTTACGTCGTATGCCTGATAGAAAAATCATGCTTAATCAATCGCGTACCTTGTTACTTCCTGTGATTGGTCTCCTTATTTTTTTATTCGTTTGGCACTTAGCCGCAAAGCAAATACAAACCTCGTTAGGTGCTTTGCCTGGTCCAACGCAAACCTACCAGCAATTCACTTATTTAGTTGACGAGCATTTTGCGCAAGCAGAAAAAGCCGACGCGTTTATGTTACGCCAAGAAAAACGTAATGCCGAAAAACTGGCGAAAAATCCCGACGCTAAAGTGAAAACTCGCCCGTATACGGGGAAGCCCACTTTCTTTGACCAAATAATCACGAGCTTAGTGACGGTGGCTTGTGGGTTTGTCTTGGCATCGGTGATTGCGATTCCGCTCGGTATCTTATTAGGTATTAATAACAGTTTATATATGGCAGTAAACCCCATTATTCAGTTACTTAAACCTATCTCACCGTTGGCGTGGCTCCCCATAGTGACCATGGTTGTCAGTGCTGTTTATGTTAGTAGTGATCCGCTTTTTCCTAAATCATTTGTTATTTCGCTGCTTACCGTTGCCATGTGTAGTTTGTGGCCCACTCTGATCAATACCGCAGTCGGTGTCGCCAATATCGATAAAGACCTGATGAATGTGAGTCGTGTCTTACAGTTATCGAACTTACAGCATGTGCGCACCATCGTTTTACCGTCTGCAACCCCGATGATGTTTACGGGATTACGTTTGTCACTAGGGATCGCATGGATGGTGCTCATTGCCGCTGAAATGTTGGCGCAAAATCCAGGCTTAGGAAAGTTTGTATGGGACGAATTTCAAAATGGCAGCTCGGCCTCTTTGGGACGGATCATGGTGGCTGTATTTGTTATCGGCTTGATAGGGCTGCTATTGGACCGCGCCATGCTCGCGCTACAAAAGAAAGTGTCGTGGAATAAACAGCAATTGCTGCGCTAG
- the nirD gene encoding nitrite reductase small subunit NirD produces the protein MWTKVCHREQLIPESGRAALVEQQQLALFYLPSIQEQVFAVGNWDPIGKAFVISRGIVGDIAGQLCVASPLYKQHFQLATGECIEQQGIQLPVWQTQWRGEELWIHMNQE, from the coding sequence ATGTGGACGAAAGTATGCCATCGTGAACAACTTATCCCTGAATCAGGTCGGGCCGCATTGGTTGAACAACAGCAACTTGCACTGTTTTATTTACCGTCAATCCAAGAACAGGTTTTTGCAGTAGGAAACTGGGATCCGATAGGAAAAGCCTTTGTGATCAGTCGGGGTATTGTCGGTGACATTGCAGGCCAGTTGTGCGTCGCTTCGCCCTTGTACAAACAACACTTTCAGCTGGCAACAGGCGAGTGTATCGAACAGCAAGGTATCCAATTACCTGTGTGGCAAACACAATGGCGCGGTGAAGAGTTGTGGATACATATGAATCAAGAATAA
- the tkt gene encoding transketolase: MERKVLANAIRALSMDGVQQANSGHPGAPMGMADIAEVLWRDHMNHNPQNPEWADRDRFILSNGHGSMLIYSLLHLTGYDLSIEDLKNFRQLHSKTPGHPEYGYAPGVETTTGPLGQGITNGVGMAMAEKALAAQFNREGHDIVDHNTYVFMGDGCLMEGISHEACSLAGTLGLGKLVAFWDDNGISIDGEVEGWFSDDTPKRFEAYGWHVIPAVDGHDADAINAAIEAAKAETGRPTLICTKTVIGFGSPNKAGTHDCHGAPLGAEEITATKAQLGWNHGPFEIPADITAEWDAKEAGAAKEASWNEKFAAYEAAFPELAAEYKRRVNGDLPAQWEEKASAIIADLQANPANIASRKASQNALEAFGAMLPEFMGGSADLAPSNLTMWSGSKSLTAADFSGNYIHYGVREFGMTAIMNGIALHGGFVPYGATFLMFMEYARNAMRMAALMKIQNIQVYTHDSIGLGEDGPTHQPVEQVSSLRLTPNMSTWRPCDQVESAVAWKLAIERKDGPTSLIFSRQNLAQQPRDAEQVANIAKGGYILKDCAGKPELIFIATGSEVELAVEAAAQLTAEGRQVRVVSMPATDVFDKQDAAYREAVLPADVTARVAVEAGIADFWFKYVGLNGRIIGMTTFGESAPAGELFKMFGFTTENVVNNAKELLA; encoded by the coding sequence ATGGAACGTAAAGTCTTAGCAAATGCAATTCGTGCCCTAAGCATGGATGGCGTACAACAAGCAAACTCAGGCCACCCTGGCGCACCTATGGGCATGGCTGATATCGCTGAAGTACTGTGGCGTGACCACATGAACCACAACCCACAAAACCCTGAGTGGGCTGATCGCGACCGTTTCATTTTGTCGAACGGCCACGGTTCAATGCTAATTTACTCTCTGCTTCACCTGACAGGTTACGACCTTTCTATCGAAGATCTGAAGAACTTCCGTCAACTGCACTCTAAAACACCGGGTCACCCTGAATACGGTTACGCACCGGGTGTTGAAACAACAACGGGTCCACTAGGCCAAGGCATCACCAACGGTGTTGGTATGGCAATGGCTGAGAAAGCACTTGCTGCACAATTCAACCGTGAAGGCCACGACATCGTTGACCACAACACTTACGTGTTCATGGGCGATGGCTGTCTAATGGAAGGTATCTCTCACGAAGCATGTTCACTTGCAGGCACATTGGGCCTAGGCAAGCTAGTAGCATTCTGGGATGACAACGGCATCTCTATCGATGGTGAAGTTGAAGGTTGGTTCTCTGACGATACGCCTAAGCGTTTCGAAGCATACGGCTGGCATGTAATTCCTGCGGTTGATGGTCACGATGCTGACGCAATCAATGCAGCGATTGAAGCGGCGAAAGCAGAAACAGGTCGTCCAACGCTTATTTGTACTAAAACGGTTATCGGTTTTGGTTCACCAAACAAAGCAGGCACACACGACTGTCACGGTGCGCCACTAGGTGCTGAAGAAATTACAGCAACCAAAGCACAACTTGGCTGGAACCACGGTCCATTCGAAATCCCTGCAGACATTACAGCTGAATGGGATGCGAAAGAAGCAGGCGCAGCGAAAGAAGCAAGCTGGAACGAGAAATTTGCAGCGTATGAAGCAGCTTTCCCTGAACTAGCGGCTGAATACAAGCGTCGTGTAAACGGTGATTTACCTGCACAGTGGGAAGAAAAAGCATCAGCAATCATTGCTGATCTTCAAGCTAACCCAGCAAACATTGCATCACGTAAAGCATCACAAAACGCACTAGAAGCGTTTGGTGCTATGCTGCCAGAATTCATGGGCGGCTCTGCTGACCTTGCGCCTTCTAACCTCACTATGTGGTCGGGTTCTAAGTCGCTAACAGCAGCTGATTTCTCGGGCAACTACATCCATTACGGTGTACGTGAGTTCGGTATGACAGCGATCATGAACGGTATTGCGCTACACGGTGGTTTCGTACCATACGGCGCTACATTCCTAATGTTCATGGAATACGCGCGTAACGCAATGCGTATGGCTGCACTGATGAAAATTCAGAACATCCAAGTGTACACGCACGATTCAATCGGCCTAGGCGAAGATGGTCCAACACACCAACCTGTTGAGCAAGTATCTTCACTGCGTCTAACGCCAAACATGAGCACATGGCGTCCATGTGACCAAGTTGAATCTGCTGTTGCTTGGAAACTGGCAATTGAACGTAAAGATGGCCCAACATCGCTAATCTTCTCGCGTCAAAACCTAGCGCAACAACCACGTGATGCAGAGCAAGTTGCTAACATCGCGAAAGGTGGTTACATCCTGAAAGATTGTGCCGGTAAACCAGAGCTTATCTTCATCGCAACAGGTTCTGAAGTTGAACTAGCAGTAGAAGCAGCAGCACAACTAACGGCTGAAGGTCGTCAGGTTCGCGTAGTTTCTATGCCAGCAACAGACGTGTTCGACAAGCAAGACGCAGCGTACCGTGAAGCAGTATTACCAGCAGATGTTACTGCTCGTGTTGCTGTAGAAGCGGGTATTGCTGACTTCTGGTTCAAATATGTTGGCCTAAATGGTCGTATCATTGGTATGACAACATTTGGCGAATCTGCACCTGCAGGCGAGCTATTCAAAATGTTCGGTTTCACCACTGAAAACGTAGTGAACAATGCGAAAGAGCTTCTAGCTTAA
- the nirB gene encoding nitrite reductase large subunit NirB: MDKEHLIIVGNGMVGHHLVQQLVEQGATNQFYITVIGEERYAAYDRVQLSSLFSGKDHSDLMLGDSQWYQDNNIELVLGSCVTHIDRSQQRVELDSEVILGYDKLVLATGSTPFVPPIKGYDRENCFVYRTLDDLCAIRKACDGARTGAVIGGGLLGLEAANALRLLGVKTHVVEFAPRLMPVQLDEGAGQLLAQKVTDLGVSVHTSMITESICDGETAKHRLTFKGREPLEVDVLVFSAGIRPQDQLARLAGLDIGERGGIVINDHCQTNDPAIFAIGECALWQQRIFGLVAPGYTMARIAADNLLGGKKAFSGADMSTKLKLLGVDVASIGDAQMQTEGAREVVLQDNQVGSYKKLITDAKGERLLGAILVGDNSDYDALLQCYLNQIVLPEHAAHLLFDTSMLSGVQNDDAIVCSCHNVTRGELVAKVQAGCHDIGELKLCTKAGTGCGGCGTMVKTILDDEMAAMGMEVSDHLCEHFTYSRQALYHLCQVEGIRTFDELMEQYGTGLGCDICKPTAASIFASLWNEHVLESHHQPLQDSNDAFLANIQKDGSYSVVPRVPGGEITPDKLIVLGEVAQKFDLYTKITGGQRVDLFGAQLSQLPAIWEALIHAGFETGHAYGKSLRTVKSCVGSTWCRYGVDDSVSLAIELENRYKGLRSPHKLKFAVSGCTRECAEAQSKDIGIIATENGWNLYVGGNGGMRPRHANLFASDLDKATLIQYIDRFLMFYVKTADRLQRTSVWVESVDGGLAYLKQVVIDDELGIANELESQMTHVIDSYQCEWQTTLNSEEKLARFTQFVNTKTDPEITTPEAGYQRIRGQRIPLKEIQ; this comes from the coding sequence ATGGATAAGGAACATTTAATTATCGTCGGGAACGGTATGGTGGGCCATCACTTAGTGCAGCAATTAGTTGAGCAAGGTGCCACCAATCAGTTTTATATTACCGTGATCGGTGAAGAGCGTTATGCCGCTTATGATCGCGTTCAGCTTTCATCGCTGTTCTCGGGTAAAGATCACAGCGACCTCATGCTGGGTGATAGCCAGTGGTATCAAGATAATAATATCGAATTGGTGCTGGGCAGTTGCGTAACCCATATTGATCGTTCGCAACAACGGGTTGAATTAGACAGTGAGGTGATCCTTGGGTATGACAAGTTGGTTCTGGCGACTGGCTCGACCCCATTTGTACCGCCGATTAAAGGCTATGATCGCGAAAATTGCTTTGTTTATCGTACTTTGGATGACTTGTGCGCCATTCGTAAAGCTTGTGATGGGGCTAGAACAGGGGCCGTTATTGGTGGTGGCTTACTCGGGTTAGAAGCGGCAAATGCACTACGCTTGCTGGGGGTAAAAACCCATGTGGTTGAATTCGCGCCAAGACTAATGCCTGTGCAGCTAGATGAGGGGGCGGGTCAATTACTGGCGCAAAAAGTGACTGATCTTGGGGTATCAGTACATACCTCGATGATCACTGAATCGATCTGCGACGGTGAAACCGCGAAGCATCGTTTAACCTTTAAAGGTCGCGAACCATTAGAAGTCGATGTACTGGTTTTTTCCGCGGGGATCAGACCGCAAGATCAACTGGCAAGATTGGCAGGGCTCGATATCGGAGAGCGAGGTGGCATAGTGATTAACGATCATTGTCAAACCAATGATCCTGCCATTTTTGCCATAGGGGAGTGTGCATTGTGGCAGCAACGCATCTTTGGGTTAGTGGCGCCGGGTTATACCATGGCACGCATTGCAGCAGATAACCTATTAGGGGGGAAGAAAGCCTTCAGCGGCGCGGATATGAGTACCAAATTGAAGTTACTCGGTGTCGATGTCGCCTCCATTGGTGATGCACAAATGCAAACGGAAGGTGCACGAGAAGTCGTACTGCAAGATAACCAAGTCGGTAGCTACAAAAAATTGATCACCGATGCCAAGGGTGAACGTTTATTGGGTGCCATATTGGTTGGAGATAATAGCGATTACGATGCGTTATTGCAGTGCTACCTTAATCAAATCGTCTTACCTGAGCATGCTGCGCATTTATTATTTGATACTTCGATGCTATCAGGCGTTCAAAATGACGATGCCATTGTCTGTTCTTGTCATAACGTTACCCGAGGAGAGCTGGTGGCGAAAGTGCAGGCGGGTTGTCATGATATTGGAGAGCTAAAGCTATGCACGAAGGCAGGAACTGGATGTGGTGGCTGTGGCACCATGGTAAAAACCATTCTTGATGACGAAATGGCCGCAATGGGCATGGAAGTGAGTGATCATCTGTGTGAACACTTTACTTATAGTCGCCAAGCTTTGTACCACCTCTGCCAAGTTGAAGGGATCCGCACCTTTGATGAATTAATGGAGCAATATGGAACTGGCCTAGGGTGCGATATCTGTAAACCGACAGCCGCCTCAATTTTTGCCTCATTGTGGAATGAACATGTGCTGGAATCTCACCATCAACCCCTCCAAGACTCTAACGACGCTTTTCTTGCCAATATTCAAAAAGATGGCAGTTATTCGGTTGTTCCTCGTGTACCGGGTGGTGAAATCACACCGGATAAATTGATTGTGTTAGGCGAAGTCGCACAGAAATTTGATCTTTATACCAAGATAACCGGAGGGCAGCGGGTTGATTTATTTGGTGCTCAACTGTCGCAATTACCAGCGATTTGGGAGGCCTTGATTCATGCAGGATTTGAGACTGGGCATGCTTATGGGAAATCACTACGGACAGTGAAGTCGTGCGTGGGATCGACCTGGTGTCGTTATGGTGTAGATGATTCTGTTAGCTTAGCAATAGAGCTAGAAAACCGTTACAAAGGGCTACGTTCTCCCCATAAATTGAAGTTCGCGGTCTCAGGTTGTACCCGAGAGTGCGCTGAAGCTCAAAGCAAAGATATCGGCATAATCGCAACCGAAAATGGCTGGAACCTCTATGTGGGTGGCAATGGTGGGATGCGCCCACGCCATGCGAACTTGTTTGCTTCAGATCTTGATAAAGCCACATTAATTCAGTATATCGATCGCTTCTTGATGTTCTATGTCAAAACAGCGGATCGGCTACAGCGTACGTCAGTCTGGGTTGAAAGCGTGGATGGGGGATTAGCTTACCTGAAACAAGTGGTGATTGATGACGAACTCGGTATTGCGAATGAACTTGAAAGCCAGATGACACATGTAATTGATAGTTATCAGTGTGAGTGGCAAACCACATTAAATTCAGAGGAAAAACTGGCGCGTTTCACCCAATTTGTGAATACAAAAACAGACCCTGAAATCACGACACCAGAAGCGGGTTATCAACGTATTCGCGGTCAGCGTATCCCTTTGAAGGAGATTCAATAA